In the genome of Raphanus sativus cultivar WK10039 chromosome 4, ASM80110v3, whole genome shotgun sequence, one region contains:
- the LOC108854072 gene encoding peptidyl-prolyl cis-trans isomerase FKBP16-3, chloroplastic, with protein MAASSSPSLLLPLASRNGPNIKTPRCISTRVIIASETRDRSCKTNTLSSRRDAMLLVLGVSGLSTSYSPAAYAAGLPPEDKPRLCEAECEKELENVPMVTTESGLQYKDIKVGKGPSPRVGFQVAANYVAMVPSGQIFDSSLEKGLPYLFRVGSGQVIKGLDEGLLTMKAGGKRRLYIPGPLAFPKGLVSAPGRPRVAPNSPVVFDVSLEYIPGLESDEE; from the exons atggcagcttcttcttctccatctctacTTCTACCATTAG CATCTAGAAATGGTCCAAACATTAAGACTCCAAGATGTATATCTACAAGAGTCATCATAGCTTCAGAGACAAGAGACAGAAGCTGTAAAACCAATACTCTCTCTAGCCGTAGAGACGCAATGCTATTGGTTCTCGGCGTGTCAGGACTCTCAACGAGCTACTCTCCTGCGGCTTATGCAGCCGGTTTGCCTCCAGAGGATAAACCGAGGCTCTGTGAAGCAGAATGCGAGAAAGAGCTTGAAAAT GTCCCAATGGTAACTACAGAGTCAGGGCTTCAGTATAAAGATATCAAAGTTGGTAAAGGCCCTAGTCCCCGGGTTGGTTTTCAG GTTGCTGCTAACTATGTAGCTATGGTTCCTTCAGGGCAGATTTTTGACAG TTCTCTAGAGAAAGGTCTACCATATCTGTTCCGTGTTGGGTCTGGCCAGGTGATCAAGGGACTAGATGAAGGACTCTTGACTATGAAAGCTGGTGGTAAACGCAGACTCTACATTCCAGGGCCT TTGGCGTTTCCAAAGGGTCTAGTCTCAGCTCCGGGAAGGCCGAGAGTTGCACCGAACAGTCCAGTTGTATTTGATGTGAGCTTAGAGTACATACCAGGGCTCGAGTCAGATGAAGagtga
- the LOC108854080 gene encoding defensin-like protein 197 → MKSVYIFIALFIFFLAVLGESPEKIGADEKFKCLEEYGGDVGPTFCNPKFFPTLCRQNCRSFKGAKGGKCVKKHKSKPIKCFCDYCKDD, encoded by the exons ATGAAGTCTGTTTACATCTTCATAGCgttgttcatcttcttcctcgccGTTCTTGGTG AGTCGCCGGAGAAGATAGGAGCCGACGAGAAGTTCAAATGCCTGGAGGAGTACGGGGGAGACGTAGGTCCCACGTTCTGTAACCCTAAGTTCTTCCCCACGTTGTGTCGTCAAAACTGCAGGAGTTTCAAAGGTGCTAAAGGCGGTAAATGCGTGAAGAAACACAAAAGCAAACCTATCAAATGTTTCTGCGACTACTGCAAAGACGATTAG
- the LOC108854078 gene encoding defensin-like protein 2 yields the protein MAMATKLVSSFAVFPILFLVIFEVPKTEAQDTECLVEYGGDVGFAFCAPLIYPPFCYTRCRGDKGSKGGRCVTGEGNKYKCLCDFCTDNYKPPFDQILSGI from the exons atgGCCATGGCAACTAAATTAGTTTCCTCCTTTGCCGTATTTCCCATCCTCTTTTTGGTTATCTTTG AAGTGCCAAAGACAGAAGCGCAAGATACCGAGTGCTTGGTAGAATACGGAGGTGATGTGGGTTTCGCCTTCTGTGCGCCTTTGATATATCCCCCGTTTTGCTATACAAGATGCCGTGGGGACAAGGGATCTAAAGGTGGAAGATGCGTTACGGGAGAGGGCAATAAATATAAGTGCTTATGCGACTTCTGCACCGACAATTACAAACCACCTTTCGATCAGATTCTAAGTGGTATTTGA
- the LOC108852224 gene encoding uncharacterized protein LOC108852224 produces the protein MGISGSKRVKTTLSNSPEFHSACDSAYEESLSLAQHAFAGVRPYQLLSAAAHIHRNLSSFPLIIRWVPSPPSQSQVDSALRVITSRVTAADILGPEEFEEWATEVFTETVVGNARKAMASRIPLGIAGIAGIGAVTRSGQNLIGAAIGVYAVGVATSVFLSLS, from the coding sequence ATGGGGATATCGGGTTCAAAGCGAGTCAAGACGACTCTATCCAACTCGCCCGAGTTCCACTCGGCTTGCGACTCAGCATACGAGGAGTCTCTTTCTCTCGCTCAGCATGCTTTCGCCGGAGTTCGTCCCTACCAACTCCTCTCCGCCGCCGCCCACATCCACCGGAACCTCTCCTCTTTTCCTCTGATCATCAGGTGGGTCCCTTCTCCTCCGAGTCAGTCCCAAGTCGACTCAGCTCTCCGAGTCATCACCTCCCGAGTCACGGCGGCGGATATTCTCGGGCCGGAGGAGTTCGAGGAGTGGGCCACCGAGGTTTTCACGGAAACCGTCGTGGGAAACGCGAGGAAAGCGATGGCGAGTAGGATTCCATTAGGAATCGCCGGAATCGCTGGGATCGGCGCCGTGACTCGGTCCGGACAGAACCTAATCGGAGCGGCGATTGGTGTGTACGCAGTTGGAGTTGCAACTTCGGTTTTTCTCAGCCTCTCttga
- the LOC108854081 gene encoding PR5-like receptor kinase, which translates to MFFIIFNSMALKIAFLLFLASHLSVSVMSRSFTIENKCDYTIWPATYNYQGSVDTTGFRLEKGETRTINTTSSWIGNIWGRTLCDTNSSGGFSCITGDCESGEIECSKEGVPPATLAEFNLAFDGGNDYYDVSVINGYNLPVLVTPENGTCKSIGCVVDIKKTCPTELWINRTDIRSNDPYACKTSCQINQTRELCCVGLYVAGDGVPPEQCKRTIYSQTFNRECPGAYSYAYDTNNSTFVCPYSSNFVVQFCPGPNTTTPRSKDHTVLRLKNLLFIKILLVAEATDEPPLAPSVSPAPKTTRVQAKRKSSLKLILILGGSSVFAMIIVIAIVIKVRANNRRKSDLDGKNIEAVVMLKRFSYAQVKKMTKSFADVLGRGGFGTVYKGKLPDGSRDVAVKILKESNENGEDFINEVASMSRTSHVNIVSLLGFCYEGSKKAIIYEYMPNGSLDKFISEKMSEKMEWKTLYNIAVGVSRGLEYLHNRCVTRIVHFDIKPQNILMDGDSCPKISDFGLAKLCKNNESIMSMLDTRGTAGYIAPEVFSKNFGGVSHKSDVYSYGMVVLEMIGARDKEKAQNFESNNKSMYFPDWIYKDVEKGEIMSFFEDQITEEEDETLVKKMVLVGLWCIQTNPFDRPSMSKVVEMLEGSPEALMIPPKPLLSIPATTVQSSAGEVHDTSSFSKPSQDTSLYSEEAVQDITEEYSLRSS; encoded by the exons ATGTTCTTCATCATCTTTAACTCAATGGCACTGAAAATTGCGTTTCTTCTCTTCCTCGCTTCACATTTATCGGTCTCGG TGATGTCGAGGAGCTTTACGATAGAGAACAAATGCGACTACACTATATGGCCTGCAACCTACAACTACCAGGGCTCGGTCGACACAACCGGTTTCAGGCTTGAAAAGGGAGAGACGCGTACCATCAATACGACGTCGTCATGGATAGGTAATATATGGGGTAGAACGCTATGTGACACAAACTCATCAGGGGGTTTCTCATGTATCACCGGAGACTGCGAGTCCGGCGAAATAGAGTGCTCCAAGGAAGGCGTTCCTCCCGCAACTTTAGCCGAGTTTAACCTAGCTTTTGACGGTGGTAATGATTATTACGACGTCAGCGTCATCAATGGTTACAACCTCCCTGTGCTTGTGACACCGGAGAACGGAACGTGCAAAAGCATAGGATGCGTTGTGGACATTAAAAAGACGTGTCCAACGGAGCTGTGGATCAACAGAACCGATATAAGATCTAACGATCCATACGCATGCAAGACCTCGTGTCAGATAAACCAGACGAGGGAGCTTTGTTGTGTCGGACTTTACGTGGCTGGCGACGGCGTACCACCCGAACAATGCAAGCGGACGATCTACTCGCAGACTTTCAACCGTGAGTGTCCAGGCGCTTATAGCTACGCCTACGATACTAATAACAGCACCTTCGTATGTCCATATTCCTCCAACTTTGTCGTCCAGTTTTGCCCTGGTCCCAACACAACCAC GCCTCGTTCTAAAGATCATACGGTTCTACGACTCAAGAATCTCCTATTCATTAAAATT TTACTTGTTGCAGAGGCAACGGATGAACCTCCGCTAGCACCCTCAGTGTCTCCAGCCCCCAAGACAACTCGAGTACAAGCAAAAC GAAAATCTTCGTTGAAGTTAATACTCATACTTG GAGGCTCGTCAGTTTTTGCTATGATCATCGTTATTGCGATTGTGATTAAGGTGAGAGCAAATAATAGGAGAAAAAGTGATTTGGATGGGAAGAACATCGAAGCAGTTGTAATGTTAAAACGATTTAGTTATGCACAAGTCAAGAAGATGACAAAATCATTTGCGGATGTTCTTGGGAGAGGCGGATTTGGAACTGTTTATAAAGGAAAGTTACCTGATGGCAGCCGAGATGTTGCCGTGAAGATCTTGAAGGAGTCAAACGAGAATGGGGAAGATTTCATCAACGAAGTTGCTAGCATGAGTAGAACATCTCATGTTAATATTGTTTCTCTGCTAGGGTTCTGCTATGAAGGAAGCAAAAAAGCTATAATATATGAGTACATGCCAAATGGATCCCTCGACAAGTTCATATCGGAGAAGATGTCGGAGAAAATGGAATGGAAAACGTTATACAACATTGCGGTAGGTGTGTCACGTGGCCTAGAGTACTTGCACAACCGTTGTGTAACGAGGATTGTACATTTCGATATAAAGCCGCAGAACATACTCATGGATGGTGACTCTTGTCCCAAGATTTCGGACTTCGGTCTTGCTAAGTTATGTAAAAATAATGAAAGCATCATGTCAATGCTAGACACGAGAGGCACGGCAGGGTACATCGCACCAGAAGTCTTTTCCAAGAATTTTGGAGGAGTTTCTCACAAGTCGGATGTGTATAGTTATGGAATGGTGGTTCTTGAGATGATTGGGGCAAGGGACAAAGAAAAGGCTCAAAACTTTGAATCCAACAATAAGTCCATGTACTTCCCGGATTGGATTTATAAAGATGTTGAGAAGGGAGAAATCATGAGTTTTTTCGAAGATCAAataactgaagaagaagatgagacacTAGTTAAGAAAATGGTATTGGTGGGTTTGTGGTGTATTCAGACAAATCCATTTGATCGTCCATCAATGAGCAAAGTCGTTGAAATGTTAGAAGGAAGTCCAGAGGCTCTAATGATTCCACCGAAGCCTCTTTTATCTATACCTGCAACAACAGTTCAAAGTAGTGCTGGTGAAGTCCATGACACTTCAAGCTTCTCGAAACCGAGTCAAGATACTTCACTTTATTCCGAAGAAGCAGTTCAAGACATTACAGAAGAGTATAGCTTAAGATCTTCCTAA
- the LOC108854071 gene encoding endochitinase At2g43590, whose translation MALRKISSVFLICLFGFYSQTAKSQYCGCSPIMCCSQHGYCDIGDDYCGSGCQSGPCRTRDPVDEIVTQNFFDGIINQTRNGCAGKRFYTRESFLKAANATFDFTDTVTRLEIAAMFAHFTHETEHFCYIEEVNGSSRDYCESNRQYPCAPGKGYYGRGPIQLAWNFMYGSCGVDLKLDLLGQPELVGSNSTISFWTGLWFWMNSVRPVLKEGFGATIRAINDKECAGGNSGAVSARTGYYRDYCRQLGVDPGANITC comes from the exons ATGGCTCTCAGAAAAATCTCATCAGTTTTTCTCATCTGCCTCTTCGGTTTCTACTCCCAAACTGCCAAGTCGCAGTACTGCGGCTGCTCTCCAATCATGTGCTGCAGTCAACATGGTTATTGCGATATCGGGGACGATTACTGTGGTTCCGGTTGTCAATCAGGTCCTTGCAGAACAAGAGATCCTGTTGACGAGATTGTGACTCAAAATTTTTTTGACGGAATTATTAACCAAACCCGTAATGGCTGTGCCGGAAAAAGATTCTACACTCGTGAATCTTTTCTTAAAGCCGCTAATGCTACGTTTGACTTCACTGACACTGTTACAAGGCTCGAGATCGCTGCCATGTTTGCTCATTTTACTCACGAGACCGAAC ATTTCTGCTACATAGAGGAGGTAAACGGGAGTTCACGCGACTACTGCGAGAGCAACAGGCAATACCCATGTGCACCGGGAAAGGGTTACTACGGTCGTGGTCCTATCCAACTAGCATGGAACTTTATGTACGGATCGTGCGGCGTGGATCTAAAACTCGACCTCCTAGGCCAGCCTGAACTAGTTGGTAGCAACTCAACTATATCTTTCTGGACGGGTTTGTGGTTTTGGATGAATAGCGTAAGGCCAGTACTGAAGGAAGGATTTGGAGCCACCATTAGAGCCATCAATGATAAGGAGTGTGCCGGTGGGAACTCGGGTGCCGTTAGTGCAAGGACTGGATACTATAGAGATTATTGTAGACAGCTGGGTGTGGACCCAGGAGCCAACATAACTTGCTAG
- the LOC108854074 gene encoding endochitinase At2g43610-like → MSKVGSGCPAKGFYTRQAFIAAAQSFPAYKGTVAKREIAAMLAQFSHESGSFCYKEEIARGRYCQASTVYPCQPGKNYYGRGPIQITWNYNYGAAGKFLGLPLLKDPDMVARSPTVAFKCAMWFWNKNVRPVLSRGFGATTRRINGGECDGGRPAAVQSRVNHYLDFCKKLGVTPGTNLKC, encoded by the exons ATGAGTAAAGTCGGAAGTGGTTGCCCAGCCAAAGGCTTCTACACTCGCCAGGCATTCATTGCGGCCGCTCAATCATTTCCAGCCTACAAAGGAACCGTCGCTAAGCGTGAGATTGCAGCCATGTTGGCTCAGTTCTCTCATGAATCTGGAA GTTTTTGTTACAAAGAAGAAATAGCGAGAGGAAGGTACTGCCAAGCTAGTACAGTCTACCCTTGTCAACCGGGCAAGAACTACTACGGTCGTGGTCCGATTCAAATCACATGGAACTACAACTATGGTGCAGCCGGAAAGTTCCTTGGGCTTCCTCTCTTGAAGGATCCAGATATGGTGGCTCGTAGCCCAACCGTGGCTTTCAAGTGTGCCATGTGGTTCTGGAACAAGAATGTGCGTCCGGTTTTGAGCAGAGGGTTTGGAGCCACCACGAGGAGGATCAACGGCGGTGAGTGTGACGGTGGGCGTCCAGCCGCAGTGCAGAGCAGGGTCAACCATTACTTGGATTTCTGCAAGAAGCTTGGGGTCACTCCTGGAACCAACCTCAAATGTTGA
- the LOC108854077 gene encoding defensin-like protein 197, translated as MKPVSIFLVLFVVFLVVLESPEKIEAKFKCVEEYGGKTGMDCSTKFFPTLCRQNCRAMKGAKNGICIKKNKHTKCYCDFCKE; from the exons ATGAAGCCTGTTTCCATATTCCTTGTGTTGTTCGTTGTCTTCCTGGTCGTTCTTG AGTCGCCGGAGAAGATTGAAGCAAAGTTCAAATGCGTGGAGGAGTACGGCGGAAAAACTGGCATGGATTGTAGCACTAAATTCTTCCCAACGTTGTGCCGCCAAAACTGCCGTGCTATGAAAGGCGCGAAAAACGGTATATGCATAAAGAAAAATAAGCATACCAAATGCTACTGCGACTTTTGCAAAGAATGA
- the LOC130511660 gene encoding defensin-like protein 192: MATKSLSFFALFFTLFLVIFEVPEIEGQLCMREYVGDFPLSNCSAVETPLCHTKCRENGAEGGICYVAVEGEDEQRVESYKCLCNFCSETFCHDTPGPSQTLG, from the exons ATGGCTACGAAGTCACTTTCTTTCTTCGCCCTATTTTTCACACTCTTTTTGGTCATATTTG AAGTGCCGGAGATAGAAGGGCAGCTGTGCATGAGAGAATACGTTGGTGATTTTCCCTTAAGCAACTGTTCCGCTGTGGAAACTCCGCTTTGTCATACAAAATGCCGTGAAAACGGAGCTGAAGGTGGAATTTGCTATGTGGCAGTAGAGGGAGAGGACGAACAGCGTGTCGAAAGCTATAAGTGCTTATGCAACTTCTGCAGCGAGACATTCTGCCACGACACTCCTGGTCCTAGTCAGACTCTAGGTTGA
- the LOC108848479 gene encoding LOW QUALITY PROTEIN: protein NLP8 (The sequence of the model RefSeq protein was modified relative to this genomic sequence to represent the inferred CDS: inserted 1 base in 1 codon; substituted 1 base at 1 genomic stop codon), translated as MEHPFASRENGFSYQEQKDGLSFGSGVWSFISDDMLNSSELMNLNSFATWCDSPYETDTSLVAQYGLTTSQTGLTRSFNGLESSYYGGDMSYSLDSDELSGKRRSVLNCTIPRSLSHSLDEKMLKALSLFMQFSGSGEGVLAQVWSPVKTGDKYMLSTCDQAYLLDPRLSQYREVSRKFTFASQPNQSSFPGLPGRVFISGVREWTSNVMYYKKDEYLRVKHAMDNEVRGSIAIPILEASSGASCFAVMEIITSHEKVNFDTEMDSVCRALQAVNLRTSVVPRPQYLSSNQREALAEIQDVLRALCHAHKLPXALTWIPNSGENNRVLCVEETACYVNDMEMEGFVHACLDHPLREKEGIVGKAFVSNQPFFSSDVKAYDISEYPLVHHARKYGLSAAVAVKLRSTHTGEDDYILELFLPLSMKGSLEQQLLLDSLSDTMQRVCRTLRTVSDDVGETNSTTSMFSDKSSDKDSTGSQGTCEQNMSKAITPEKKKGTVEKNVSLRVLQQHFSGSLKDAARSIGVCPTTLKRICRQHGIMRWPSRKINKVNRSLRKIQTVLDSVHGVEGGLRFDSATGVFVSVGSSNNGNNAHVRVQEDMAKDTSLCELLKAKSVDNAIKLEDDIITNGKNHLYNYNIXILDEEDYNLKPLSVCAGSFMEVNANRSNSDSSNGSGAAMLRSSSPSMDNRNQMRTQKGNSSESGSSTLTVKATYREDTTRFKFEPSVGCLQLYREVGKRFRLQDGSFQLKYLDDEEEWVMLVTDSDLQECLEILYGMGKHTVKFLVRDLPSHIGSSAGSNGYLGAGL; from the exons ATGGAACACCCTTTTGCTTCAAGAGAAAATGGGTTTAGTTACCAAGAACAAAAGGATGGTTTAAGCTTTGGTTCTGGTGTTTGGAGTTTCATCTCTGACGACATGCTCAACTCCTCTGAGCTCATGAATCTGAACTCTTTCGCCACATGGTGTGACAGCCCTTATGAGACTGATACCTCCTTGGTCGCTCAGTATGGTCTAACAACCTCTCAAACAGGTCTCACTCGTTCATTCAATGGTTTGGAAAGCTCTTACTATGGTGGAGATATGAGTTACTCATTAGATAGCGATGAGCTAAGTGGTAAACGACGCAGTGTACTGAACTGTACTATCCCCAGGTCTTTGAGCCACTCACTAGATGAGAAGATGCTTAAAGCATTAAGCTTATTTATGCAGTTCTCAGGTTCAGGAGAAGGCGTTTTAGCTCAAGTTTGGAGTCCTGTCAAGACAGGAGACAAGTACATGCTCAGTACATGTGACCAGGCCTATTTGCTCGACCCGAGGCTCTCTCAGTACCGTGAAGTCTCAAGGAAATTCACATTTGCTTCCCAACCGAATCAGTCTTCTTTTCCTGGTCTTCCTGGCAGAGTCTTCATCTCTGGAGTACGCGAGTGGACATCAAACGTGATGTACTACAAGAAGGACGAGTATCTGCGTGTGAAACACGCGATGGATAACGAAGTCCGTGGCTCCATAGCTATACCTATCCTTGAAGCATCATCTGGTGCATCTTGTTTTGCTGTCATGGAGATCATCACATCCCATGAAAAGGTCAATTTTGATACCGAGATGGACTCTGTTTGCCGTGCTCTCCAG gcTGTAAACTTACGGACATCAGTGGTCCCTCGCCCTCAG taccTTTCAAGTAATCAAAGAGAAGCCTTAGCTGAAATACAAGATGTTCTGAGAGCACTATGTCATGCACACAAGTTGC TAGCTCTAACCTGGATCCCAAACTCAGGTGAAAATAATCGTGTTCTCTGCGTAGAGGAGACAGCTTGTTATGTGAATGATATGGAGATGGAAGGCTTTGTCCACGCGTGTTTGGATCATCCTCTGAGAGAAAAGGAAGGAATCGTTGGCAAAGCTTTTGTATCAAACCAGCCGTTCTTTTCTTCTGATGTGAAGGCGTATGACATCAGTGAGTACCCTCTTGTCCATCACGCTAGAAAGTACGGTTTGAGTGCTGCTGTTGCTGTAAAACTGAGGAGCACTCACACTGGTGAAGATGATTACATACTTGAACTTTTCTTGCCTTTAAGTATGAAAGGAAGCTTGGAACAGCAACTTTTATTAGACAGCCTTTCGGATACTATGCAGAGAGTTTGTCGAACTCTGAGAACTGTTTCTGATGATGTGGGGGAAACTAACTCCACTACAAGCATGTTCTCTGATAAGTCCTCTGATAAAGATAGTACAGGATCTCAGGGCACTTGTGAGCAG aATATGAGCAAAGCTATAAcaccagagaagaagaaaggcacCGTTGAGAAGAATGTGAGCTTAAGAGTTCTCCAACAGCATTTCTCTGGGAGTCTAAAAGATGCTGCAAGAAGCATTGGTG TTTGTCCTACTACGCTGAAACGGATATGCAGACAGCATGGGATCATGAGGTGGCCATCTCGTAAGATCAACAAAGTGAACAGGTCGTTAAGGAAAATACAGACGGTGCTTGACTCTGTCCATGGTGTAGAAGGAGGACTGAGGTTTGACTCAGCGACTGGCGTATTCGTTTCAGTTGGCTCTTCTAATAATGGTAACAATGCGCATGTAAGAGTTCAGGAGGATATGGCTAAAGATACCTCCTTATGTGAGCTCTTGAAAGCTAAATCTGTCGACAATGCAATTAAGTTAGAGGATGATATCATCACTAACGGTAAGAATCATCTCTATAACTATAACATATGAATCTTAGATGAAGAAGACTACAATCTTAAGCCACTTTCTGTTTGTGCAGGATCATTCATGGAGGTTAATGCTAACCGGTCCAATTCAGATTCATCAAATGGCTCAGGAGCAGCTATGCTCAGAAGCTCATCTCCTTCCATGGACAATAGGAACCAAATGAGAACCCAAAAAGGCAATAGCAGCGAGAGTGGATCGTCAACCCTCACTGTAAAGGCTACTTATAGAGAAGACACAACACGTTTCAAGTTCGAGCCATCGGTTGGGTGTCTACAGCTCTACAGAGAAGTTGGGAAACGTTTTAGACTGCAAGATGGGTCGTTTCAACTCAAGTACTTGGACGATGAAGAAGAATGGGTGATGCTGGTTACAGATTCTGATCTCCAAGAGTGTTTGGAGATTTTATATGGTATGGGAAAACACACGGTGAAGTTCCTTGTTCGTGATTTACCTTCGCATATAGGTAGTTCTGCTGGTAGCAACGGTTACCTTGGAGCAGGTTTATGA